The Gopherus flavomarginatus isolate rGopFla2 chromosome 20, rGopFla2.mat.asm, whole genome shotgun sequence region ATTAGAGTAGGCCCTATATAAACATACGTCCGATAGCGTGTGGGAAGAGAGGGACATGATACCAGAGGAAATGATGATCTCAGATCGAGAACACCCGTCTCCCCAAGGAAACGGCTGTGGCCCAGTTATGTTTATAGAGGAGTTACATTAAATACAGCAGTCCATGAGTTGCAGGAGGGAACAAGAGACAGGGAAATGACAGGAGCTTATAGAAGACATGCTCTGACACTGCCCCACAAACACAGGGAAGCAGCCCTGGTGGGGGACGACGACAGGGGTCCGTCTGCCTCTAGTGCCTCCAGTCAGGATCATATgttctggcagcagggagcctgtTTCCTCTCCTGGTGAGTGGGCAGGACTTTGATAGGGTCAATGGCCGTGCTGGACCCAAACTCTGGCTCCTGCTGCCCAGTCATCTGCCTCTGCGACACGATGCGGTAGATTTCTGCAGGTGGGAGAAAGAGCAAATGCAGGCGGTGATGGGGGTTCATGTGcatcccttcccaccctccccccatGATAGAGGCCGCGGTCCCTACCCCACGGGAGTGAGGCGGCTGTGGGGCCCGTACCTGCCAGGATGCTGTGGAAGGCTGTCTCCACGTTGGTGGAGTCCAGGGCAGACGTCTCGATGAAGGACAGGCCGTTCTTCTCTGCAGGGAGAGAAAGCGGAGGGTTAAGACAGACAGACGCACCCTGCAGGGCTCCCAGGCCACTGGCAGTTCTCGTTACGTGGCCCGATACAGCTGCCTTTAACTCGGCCCAGGTCCAGATCCCTTCAGGCCTACTCTCATtgcccttgccccagctccctccccaaaccctgcactgcagtaaCTGGCTGCTAGCGTAACAAGCCACCCTGCCGGGGACCAAACCGGGGACCTCCTAAGCCAATAGCATGAGCCAAAGCATCCTAGCAGTGGGTATAACCAGTCACCTCCTCCacggggcagaaggggtggggggcagacagacagacctgTGATCcagtctgatgaggttcaataagaacaagagcagagtcctgcacttaggatggaagaatcccaggcactgctacaggctagggactgagtggcttggaagcagttctgcagaaaaggacctcgcggttacagtggacaagaagctggatatgagtcgacagtgcgCCCTTGTTGaaaagaaggctaatggcattttgggctgtataagtaggggcattgccagcagatcgagggacgtgatcattcccctctattcaacattggtgaggcctcatctggatactgtgtccagttttgggccccacactacaagaaggatgtggaaaaattggagagtccagcggagggcaacaaaaatgataagggggctggagcacatgacttatgaagagaggctgagggaactgggattgtttagtctgcagaagagaagaatgaggggggatttgatagctgctttcaactacctgaaggggggttccaaagaggatggatctagactgttctcagtggtacccgatgacagaacaaggagcaatggtctcaagttgcagtgagggaggtctaggttggatattaggaaacactatttcattaggagggtggtgaagcactgggatgggttacctagggaagtgatgaaatctccttccttagaggtttttaaggtcaggcttgacaaagctctggctgggatgatttagttgaggttggtcctgctttgagcagggggttggactagatacctcctgaggtcccttccaaccctgatattctatgattttatgcctGTCTGCTtgatccccccccacccccccggtctCAACAGACCTCATCCACCCAACCCTGGGAGAAATTCCAGCTGATCCTTTAACTGGCCCCTCTTAGAGGAACTGGTGCAACCAGCAGCCCAGCAGATCCCATTGCTTATTGGCCAGGTAGGGCTGGAGATGGGACCGTCCCGTGGGTTCCCAAGTTGGGGTATTCCcctacccagccccaccccggccTCCAGTTCAGGCCAAGAGGTGAATGGCCCCTGTAATATCTAGCTCTGCCTCTGCCCTggaccctgcccccccaactGTGGCTGTCCAAAGCCCCCCTCCAGATGCCCAGTCACTGGACAGGGacactccatccatccatctgcatCCACAATGCTGGGCACATTCTCAGGTGAATGAGGAGGTGCCCGCTGCTGATTTACATGGGGAAGTGGGATGATCaatccccatccctccctccatgcccCTCTTCTGATGTCCTCTGCTAACTCCCCTCCATTTGCATTAGAGCAGCCCTGACCCCTCGTCTGTGCTGTCGGCCCCCTCCACACAACTGCCTCCCCACCCGCACTCACGCCGAGGAGCAGGGCTGTCCAGGCAGGTCCAGAGGCTGGGGTTTGGGAAAGTCTTCAGGGTGAAATATAGCATGAAAAGCCACACCCCAGAGAGGCTGCGCTTCCTATCATGACCCTGGGCCCTCTCAGTGCTGCTGGGCAGCAGTGGGAATGGAACTGGGGGCCCCCCCATGCCCAGGCCCCAACTGAGCGGAAGAAGAATGTCCACCACTGGCGAGGGCCTATGACACACGGTTATATAGTGCCAAGGCCACCCAGAAGAGGGCAGTGCGCTGGCTCACTCATGCTCCTCCAACATTTGACAATTGAAGAGGCAACACAAACTGGGGCAGGATCCCCGCTCACACCAGCCAGCTGCTACCCCTAGTATCACCCTCATCATTTAGCCTGGCCCCACTGAACCTCAGCCCTGTCCCCTCCCGGGGTGCCAGCCCTGTCTCCCAAGTGGCCCCTGCTCTGGGTTCAATCCAGTGGGTAAAGCAAAGAGAAATAGGACGAAATTCTGGCGCTGTTCTCCCTGCAGCCCCGGGGCAGCTTCCGGAGCGGGGAGAGCCGGGCTCGTAcctgcaaagctcttggcctcgTCGGTGGGCACTGCACGGAGATGCCGCAGGTCGCTCTTGTTGCCCACCAGCATGATGACGATGTTGGCGTCGGCGTGGTCCTGCAGCTCTTTCAGCCAGCGCTCGGCGTTCTCATAGGTCAGGTACTTGGCGATGTCGTAGACCAGGAgggcccccactgccccccgatAATAGCTGGGTGGAAGAAAGAGCAGTGGTGTTGTCACGGGCTAGGCAGGAGGCACAGGGTGCCGGAGTGGAGCAGGACAAGCTGAATCCAGCTCAGAGCAGCACAGACAGGGGCTCGTTCCAGCTTCATATGGGGAGTAGCTGTGCTGTGAGAACAGGgggagactgggagtcaggactcctgggttctattctcagctctggggaggggagtaGTGTCTAGTGGATAGAGCTCAGGGGGActggggactcctgggttctattaccAGCTGTGCTCAAGGTGACATACCAAACTGGGCCTCAGTGCACAATTAGCCTGTGTAACTCACTGCCACCAGATATCACTGGGGCCTTGTAACAGGTTGCTTTGCCCCTTTAAGGGCCAGCCAGCCCAGTTATCACACACAGCTGCCAGGGAAGGGAGCAAGTGATTATAAAATGCCAGCAAGTGGCTCAGTTGTGGAGGGAACTGCAGAGGAGACACAAGCAGCTGTATTGAAAGGGAGGGAGTGTCTTTTCAGCACGGAGAGCCAAGGGGAGTAGGGAGCTGTGGCCCAAGAAGCGGCAGGTGCTGGCTGTTCTCCGAGACAGCATCCTGGACTTTACAAACCTTTGCTCCGGTCCAGCCTGTTTCTATGTTACTGTgtgctgctaggcagctgccgtgttccaccccagaagtggctgcattctgAAGAGATATACTGCCCGTACAAGCCAGGCTTTAGGGTGAAATGCTACTACTCACGCTGAGGTGATGGCGCGGTAACGCTCTTGGCCCGCCGTGTCCCAGATCTGAGCCTTCACGGTCTTGTTGTCCACCTGAATGCTCCGGGTGGCGAACTCCACCCCGATGGTGCTCTTGCTCTCCAGGTTGAACTCATTGCGGGTGAAGCGCGAGAGGAGGTTGCTCTTCCCTACGCCGGAGTCCCCGATCAGCACCACTGAGAGGTACAAAGCGCAAGGCTAATGGTGGCCaacagcacaaaggtgcttgcAACCTTCAACTCTCACCTGGCATCGGCTGATGCAGAGCAAGTATTGTCCCCATTCTGCAGCCGggaaaaccgaggcacagagcagaaATTTGGAGCACACACTCATGGCCTAGTCTATCCTGGCATTGGCCCTAAGcagctacaccagtgcaaacccTTCCTGTAggttttgcaccagtgcaaacagAAGTGAGCAGCAGCtttgcctgtctacactaggggctcCAGCCACGTGGCTatcctgctgcagccagggctcacGTCAGCACGAAAGCCGGATTAGCACCAAGAGTTCTCCGTTTCCTGGCCCagcaccattgaagtcagcagggcctgctcTGACTCATGctgggttttggcccccagagcAGCCCAGTGGTGTAAAACCACGGCCCCCTGTGCACCTTGTCAAGGAGCAGTCCACAGTCAGACCCTCGCTCTTACCCTAACGTGTTCCcgtttgctgctgctgtcaggGAGCGTGCGGCCAGGATCAAGGGGAGAGGTGACAGTTTCAGCAGTTGGGTTGTAAGGGATGAGGACAAGGGATCGTTTAGTGGAAGCAGCAGAAGGGACTTggtaagccagtggttctcaaacttttgtactggtgacccctttcatatagcaagcctctgagtgtgaccccccttataaattaaaaacacctttttatatatttaacaccattataaatgctggatgcaaagcagggtttggggtgcaggctgacagctcacgaccccccatataataacctcacaactccgaggggtcctgacccccagtttgagaacccctgtggtaTGGCAAGGCTGACTCTTAAAGGGGCCCTTCCGATACACTCTTAAAGGGGCACCTGAATCCAGCCCACCCCAGAATAATCTCAAATAACCCTGAACAGGCTCCGACTCCTTTGACTCGATCAGCCAAGCCTGCTTTGGGCATTAGTTTTGTAAGAGCCACATTAGACCATTCCATTTTTTAGACAGCAAATCCTGCACCTTGCCGGGGGTCAGACTGTCCAGGTTTCTCAAAGAGCAGTCCATGGACCGGTGCCAGTCCCTGAGGTTGCCCTGACACGGCTTAGAAAGGTAGCAAGCCGGTCCCTGGTATCGGAAAGGTTGAggaacactggactagatgatccctgGTGGTATCTTCTGACCCTCTGGTTCTAGGATTCTGTGAAATGTGATCCCAGAGCAGGCGTGGGGGAGAAGCAGTTGCCGTTCTCGAACGTTGGAACCAAACAACTTATGGCCGTTTAAATAACACCACAGACACTCAATAGGCTTTAAACAAGTCTCACAAAAATTCttgccagagctggagagatTGTAAAGGTTTCAAtcttctgcctcctcctcttcccgCAGTAAGACACACCCAAAGCAAGAAGCTGGCACCTGATGCAAATTTTGAGCCAGGGTTTGGTGTGGATGGAATTTGATGGAGAACTATAAGCAGCAAGAAGAAGGAGGGTCTTGTGGCTAAGAGGCTGGGATTTGGAAGACGTGGGTTccattcccacctctgccactgactccctttgTGACCATGGGCGAGTCACCTCATCTCCCTGGGGCAGGTTCTGATTTATACCACAGATCAGTGTGAAAGGGCCTTATTGCAACTGGCCGTGTACTGTCACTTCACCCTGATGGGTAACTCCAACATTCTGATCTGGAGCAGCTACCATCTGGAGCTCTGGTGGAATGAGTTTGCTGGGTCTCAGTTCTTTCCAGACAAGCATCAGAAACTGCTGCTTTCAATAGCATATACAGTCCCTGcctaagagcttacaatccagACAGAcaagacagatggggaaactgaagcacacagTAGAACAGGGGCTTTCCCAGGGTCAGAGCCTGGACTAGAACCAAGGTCCCCTGAGTCCTCGTtgtgttctaaccactaggcaacactgcctcttgAAGACAAAggcctctcttgccacagagaatAGTGGCCTACTACTGCCACCAGCTAATGGAGATGCTCCTTCAACTCGATTAGCAGAGAGGCCTGCGTGCTTAGTGCTGAATGTCCAGAGGGTGGGTAAGAAAAAACATTTCCTACCAGTCCTAGCTTAGTCCTGTTCCGGGAGAACCCATGCATTAAAGTGCCTCAGTTAAACAAAAAGTAATGTCAGGGGTTCTCTCTCTGTGGTTTCCATATCAAGTTTGCTCCGTTTATGACTCAGCAGAGAATGATTTTTCCCCAACCACTGGCTCTGCAAACCCAGGGAGCGGAGACACAAAACTGCTCCGTCTCCCCCATAAACCAATGCTCGGAGACaaaggggcgtgtgtgtgtgtgtgtgttcaattAAACCCTAAGGGGGTGAATTCCAAACCGATGAAAGGAAAATACTTTTCTCCACACACCCCTACAAGAGTTCTGTGAGCTCCGAGCAGGGTTAAACAAGGATTCAACATTTATGCAGAGGGTTAGACACGAAGAACCAGAGTTAGAAGATTGAAAACTTTGGAAAGGGCAGAAATCTGAGAGCTGTGAATCAAGTTCTAGCTAatggatggtgtgtgtgtggggtgataTCACCAGAAGCAGATTACAGTCATGGCAAAAATTCTTGCATTTCTCTCTGATACTGGTCACAGGACCATCTCTGGTCTCAGAGATGATTATCTGGCTTCCGttctctgagcacctcacaatctctaATGTATTTCTCCTTAAACCCccttgtgaggcagggcagtgctattatccccattatatagatggggaaaccgaggcacagagcgagAACAAGTGAcgtgcccagggtcacacaactGTGGCAAAGTAGGGAATTGAATGCTGGTCTTCCAAGTCCCAGGCTAATGCCCTAACCACCACACCATCCTTCCTCACTGGTCTAATCCACTATAGGTTACTATGTTCCCAAGAAAAACCATGTCAGGCTCCCTTTTACCCTGGAAGTGACAAGGTAGGTGACTGCTTGTTTGCCGAGTCAGAAGACCAGACTCTAAACCACAGGGAACAGCAAGAACATTtcaaaaaaattactttttctgactaaaatctctttttaaataagCCCCAGATAACCGAGTAACACGGGGCCAGGGTGTGGGGAATCGCTTGACCGCAAGTGAACGGCAGCAATCTATGAAACCTACTGTAGTGTGAAATAAGTCGCTGTTATTAGCAAGGTTGTTTGGAAGGCTTGGAAACGTCATTAATGATTGCAATAGTTTTTTAAAGGTAGGACGTAACCGAGAGGGGCTGGACTTTGGAAATCCAGAATCAAAAGTCACCTGGTGTTAGATGGAGGCCAGAGGGGTGGCTGGTTTTTTGGCATATCAGGAGTGGGAATTGTACCTGGTATGACAGGATCAGGCAGCAAAAATACAGACACAGGGGCGTGATTCTTATTCACGTTAAGGCCCCTTTGCACAGCTCTGGCATTGCTTACTCACCGTGGGGGCCATTTACATCACTGGCAGCATAAAGGGACCTCAAAGCAATAATCAGACCTCTAGATATCACCACCTAGCTCTCATTCAACAAGAAAAGGAGGGCAGTATCActgtccccattgtacagatggggaaactgaggcacagagggggctgTGACCTGCCTGTGGTCACCCAGGAGGTCAGTGGTGGAATTGGGAATATAACCCATGGt contains the following coding sequences:
- the LOC127038279 gene encoding ras-related protein Rab-11A-like yields the protein MRGKDDEYDYLFKVVLIGDSGVGKSNLLSRFTRNEFNLESKSTIGVEFATRSIQVDNKTVKAQIWDTAGQERYRAITSAYYRGAVGALLVYDIAKYLTYENAERWLKELQDHADANIVIMLVGNKSDLRHLRAVPTDEAKSFAEKNGLSFIETSALDSTNVETAFHSILAEIYRIVSQRQMTGQQEPEFGSSTAIDPIKVLPTHQERKQAPCCQNI